CGACCGGCTGCGGCTGCTCACCCTCGACGGGTACGGCGAACCGGTCCCGCTGGCCCTCGGCCGCACCGTGCACGGCCTGCGGGTCGCGGAGAACCTGGACCGGGCCGGTGGGGAGAGCACCGCCCTCGGCTGGCACCCGCAGCGCGCCGAACCGCTGCGGCAGCAGGCCACCGAGGCGCGCTCCGGTCGGCGTACCGCGCTGCGGCCCGAGCCGGGTGACGTGGGGGCGGCCGGTGGCCGGACCGCGGTGGACCAGCCGGGCCGCAGCGACGACGAGCTGGCGGCGCTGGCCCAGGCCGCGCTGGACGCCCGGGTCGCCACCCTGGTCACCGCCGAGGGGGTGGCCGAGGGCGACCCGGCGCTGCGCCCCGGCCGGCGGATCGCCCTCACCGGTGTGCCGGAGCCCGTCGCGGGGGTGTACGTGCTCACCGAGGTGGTGCACACCGTCGACGCCGACGGCCACCTGACCGCGTTCTCCACCGTCCCGCCCGACCCGCCACCCGGCCCGGCGCCGGCCCCGGCGACGGTCACCCTCGGCACGGTCACCGACGTCGACGACCCCGACCGGCTCGGCCGGGTCCGGCTGACCCTGCCCGCGTACGGGGGGCTGGACGCCGGCTGGCTGGCGGTGGTCTGCCCGGGCGCGGGGCGGGGCAAGGGCATCGTCGCGCTGCCCGACCCGGAGGACACCGTGCTGGTGCTGCTGCCCGGCGGCGAGCCGACCGCCGGGATCGTGCTCGGTTCGCTCTTCGGCGCGGTCGAGCCGTACGACGCGGGGATCGTCGACGGGCGCGCCGGACGCTGGTCGATGCGGACCGGCACCGGCCAGTCGATCGTCATCGACGACGACGGGCGCACGCTGCGGCTGGCCACCGACGCGGGCAGCTTCGTGGAGCTGCGCCCGGAGCTGACCACCGTGCACGCCGCCGGTGACCTGGTGCTCTCCG
This genomic interval from Micromonospora sp. CCTCC AA 2012012 contains the following:
- a CDS encoding contractile injection system protein, VgrG/Pvc8 family, giving the protein MTVPRTPTVAVDGVPLADAVTRRLRGIRVAARLGRPTQCELTLATAPGTAALDPAVRPGASLDVRLDGHPDPLFTGEVTCVELAYAADGPALLRLRAYDPLHRLRKRQELRVFESVTAADLARELCADLGLTVDAETDGPRLERLLQHRHTDLELLTEVTGRAGLHPVVDGDRLRLLTLDGYGEPVPLALGRTVHGLRVAENLDRAGGESTALGWHPQRAEPLRQQATEARSGRRTALRPEPGDVGAAGGRTAVDQPGRSDDELAALAQAALDARVATLVTAEGVAEGDPALRPGRRIALTGVPEPVAGVYVLTEVVHTVDADGHLTAFSTVPPDPPPGPAPAPATVTLGTVTDVDDPDRLGRVRLTLPAYGGLDAGWLAVVCPGAGRGKGIVALPDPEDTVLVLLPGGEPTAGIVLGSLFGAVEPYDAGIVDGRAGRWSMRTGTGQSIVIDDDGRTLRLATDAGSFVELRPELTTVHAAGDLVLSAPGRALVVRARTVDFLRAESGEDAETAAAQARTLARAHGGG